From the Pontiella agarivorans genome, one window contains:
- a CDS encoding glycoside hydrolase family 127 protein, whose amino-acid sequence MKKQTLIISVFTLVFATQAQQKGILNNADSPYVAFKSIDIGDCRWTDGFWGDKWRLCETVMVPHMGEILKGDIGHGYNNFKIAAGLMEGDHKGWWWHDGDFFKWMEASVYIYGINRDQKILEELDEIIAVIGKAQQADGYLSTPAIIRDDIDKYENRRYHEMYNSGHLFTTACIHYRVTGQRNLLDIAIKHADMLYRIFKPERPEVVRFGFNQTQIMGLVELYRTVGDERYLELAEIFINRRGKYKMEDIPTTKGYPIGDMVQERVPLRKETEAVGHAVLALYFYAGAADVYSETGEQALIDALDRLWNNVTQKKMYVTGAVGQAHYGRSSRKDKIEEGFIDEYMMPNLTAYNETCANICNAMFSYRMLGIHGEAKYADIMELVMYNSGISGISADGTHYYYSNPLRKIKGAINYKKMVTEFPQRQPYLKCFCCPPNLVRTIAKSSAWAYCKTENGIAVNLYGGNELNTALLDGSTIKLKQETAYPWEGTVNITIQQCKEKAFSILLRIPGWAVGTTVKINGKAVDVSAGSYATIERAWKTGDVIRIDMPMDVRFVEGHPRIEEVRNQLAVKRGPVIYCVESPDLPEGTSMLDVYLPYNGTYNTEYKADMLGGLTTINGELKIRKDHGNGLYHTVQKPEWQKIKTQLIPYYAWSNRGDAEMSVFLPVIWED is encoded by the coding sequence ATGAAAAAACAGACGTTGATCATCAGTGTTTTTACACTCGTATTTGCTACGCAGGCACAGCAAAAAGGCATACTCAATAATGCCGACAGTCCATATGTGGCTTTTAAAAGTATCGATATCGGGGATTGCCGATGGACGGATGGTTTCTGGGGGGATAAATGGCGCCTGTGTGAAACGGTCATGGTCCCGCACATGGGTGAAATTCTTAAAGGCGATATTGGCCATGGCTACAACAATTTTAAAATCGCTGCCGGCCTGATGGAGGGCGATCACAAAGGCTGGTGGTGGCATGATGGTGACTTTTTTAAATGGATGGAAGCGTCTGTTTATATTTATGGCATCAACCGGGATCAAAAGATTCTCGAGGAGTTGGATGAAATTATTGCGGTGATCGGCAAGGCTCAGCAGGCTGATGGATATCTGTCTACACCGGCTATTATTCGGGATGATATCGATAAATATGAAAACCGTCGTTATCACGAAATGTACAACAGCGGGCATCTTTTCACGACCGCCTGCATTCACTACCGAGTAACCGGTCAGCGGAATCTGCTGGATATTGCGATAAAGCATGCGGATATGCTGTATAGAATCTTTAAACCGGAGCGGCCGGAGGTGGTTCGTTTCGGATTTAACCAGACGCAGATTATGGGATTGGTGGAGCTCTACCGCACGGTCGGTGATGAGCGTTACCTTGAACTGGCGGAAATATTTATCAATCGCCGGGGTAAATATAAGATGGAGGATATTCCAACAACGAAGGGTTATCCCATTGGCGATATGGTGCAGGAGCGTGTTCCGTTGCGAAAGGAAACGGAAGCCGTCGGGCACGCGGTGCTGGCTCTTTATTTTTATGCGGGCGCTGCCGATGTTTATTCGGAAACCGGTGAGCAGGCGCTCATTGATGCATTGGATCGGCTGTGGAACAATGTGACGCAGAAAAAGATGTATGTTACCGGAGCGGTGGGTCAGGCCCATTATGGCCGTTCATCGCGAAAGGATAAGATCGAGGAAGGTTTCATTGATGAATATATGATGCCGAATCTAACGGCTTATAATGAAACCTGTGCCAACATCTGCAATGCGATGTTCAGTTACCGCATGCTCGGGATTCACGGGGAAGCGAAATATGCCGATATCATGGAGCTGGTGATGTATAACAGCGGTATTTCAGGCATCAGCGCTGATGGCACACACTATTATTATTCCAACCCGCTCCGTAAAATTAAAGGAGCCATTAATTATAAGAAGATGGTTACTGAATTTCCGCAGCGACAGCCCTATCTGAAATGTTTCTGTTGTCCGCCCAATCTGGTGCGAACGATTGCTAAATCATCCGCCTGGGCCTATTGCAAAACGGAAAATGGCATAGCGGTAAATCTCTATGGTGGAAATGAACTGAATACGGCATTGCTCGACGGATCCACGATTAAACTCAAACAAGAAACTGCCTATCCATGGGAGGGTACCGTCAATATCACTATTCAGCAGTGCAAAGAAAAAGCATTCAGCATCCTGTTGCGTATTCCGGGATGGGCCGTTGGGACGACGGTCAAGATCAATGGAAAGGCGGTTGATGTTTCGGCCGGCAGCTATGCAACGATTGAACGCGCATGGAAAACCGGAGATGTTATCCGCATAGACATGCCGATGGACGTCCGGTTTGTCGAAGGGCATCCGCGAATCGAAGAGGTGCGCAACCAACTCGCCGTCAAACGCGGACCGGTCATCTATTGTGTTGAATCGCCGGATTTGCCCGAAGGGACTTCCATGCTGGATGTTTATCTGCCGTACAATGGAACGTATAATACGGAATATAAAGCCGATATGCTGGGCGGGTTGACCACCATCAATGGAGAACTGAAAATTCGTAAGGATCATGGCAACGGGCTGTATCACACCGTGCAGAAACCTGAGTGGCAGAAAATTAAGACGCAGTTGATTCCTTATTATGCCTGGAGCAACCGCGGTGACGCCGAAATGAGCGTGTTTCTTCCGGTAATCTGGGAGGACTGA
- a CDS encoding sulfatase family protein: protein MKNVLKIGLLLSLTISATGVLAGGKQPVKQPNILWIISEDLSPFMGCYNDPVNTGHTPSIDRLADSGVLFTRAFATAPVCSASRSALITGVMQTTTGTHNHRSSRANEGEVVPEPVRIYLPEGMKTLPELMREAGYFTFNSGKDDYNFHYDRRALYSVGTMEDYKAGMNGWQGNRAVDYISFTVANWSDRPDKSQPWFGQMQINGGKVWDNRYVREGEMLDDYDVELPPYFPDTPAHRKAWTTHYNANRGADVRVQQILDQLKADGELDNTIVFFFSDHGSNTSLRHKQFCYEGGMHVPLMIAGNHPWLKAGTVRTELVSLLDVSATTIALGGLNVPDYYDGQNLFGNAYEPAEYILGARDRCDFTIDTIRTVRSEKFRYIRNYHPERTMSQPQYRDKQPVVKDMHRLHEEGGLTAYQEEHWFGRRPEEELYELASDPHQTNNLAVLPAYADILKKHRSVLEDWQQQHGDKGLEPEPAVSLQGTYELWKDKPVFKHADVNPEYNQFR from the coding sequence ATGAAGAACGTACTGAAAATCGGTTTGTTATTATCTTTAACAATTAGCGCAACGGGGGTCTTAGCCGGCGGGAAACAGCCGGTAAAACAGCCCAATATACTTTGGATTATTTCGGAGGACCTTTCTCCTTTTATGGGATGTTACAACGATCCCGTTAATACAGGGCACACACCGAGTATTGATCGGCTGGCTGATTCCGGCGTGCTGTTCACCAGAGCCTTTGCCACAGCACCGGTTTGCTCCGCCAGTCGTTCGGCGTTGATTACAGGAGTCATGCAAACCACGACCGGAACACACAATCACCGGTCGAGCAGGGCAAACGAGGGGGAAGTTGTTCCGGAACCGGTGCGTATCTATCTTCCGGAAGGGATGAAAACGCTGCCGGAGTTAATGCGGGAAGCTGGATACTTCACCTTTAATTCAGGCAAAGACGATTATAATTTTCATTATGACCGTCGTGCATTGTACAGCGTAGGAACCATGGAAGATTATAAGGCGGGAATGAATGGCTGGCAGGGAAACCGTGCGGTTGATTATATTTCCTTCACGGTTGCAAACTGGTCGGACCGGCCGGATAAAAGTCAACCTTGGTTCGGTCAGATGCAGATCAACGGCGGAAAAGTCTGGGATAACCGGTATGTGCGCGAAGGTGAAATGCTTGATGACTATGATGTGGAGCTGCCTCCCTATTTTCCGGATACACCGGCGCATCGCAAAGCCTGGACAACCCATTACAATGCCAACCGCGGGGCGGATGTGCGCGTGCAGCAGATTCTGGATCAGTTGAAGGCAGATGGTGAACTGGACAATACGATTGTCTTTTTCTTTTCCGATCATGGCAGCAATACCTCTTTGCGTCATAAACAGTTCTGCTACGAGGGCGGGATGCATGTGCCGCTGATGATTGCAGGGAATCATCCCTGGTTAAAAGCGGGAACCGTACGCACTGAACTGGTTTCATTGCTGGATGTATCGGCCACGACTATTGCCTTGGGAGGCCTGAATGTACCTGATTATTATGATGGTCAGAATCTGTTCGGCAATGCCTACGAACCGGCGGAATATATTCTGGGAGCACGGGATCGTTGCGACTTTACGATTGATACTATCCGAACGGTTCGTTCTGAAAAGTTCCGTTATATCCGGAACTATCATCCGGAACGCACGATGTCTCAGCCGCAATACCGTGATAAGCAGCCGGTGGTAAAAGATATGCACCGTCTCCATGAAGAAGGCGGACTGACTGCCTATCAGGAAGAACACTGGTTCGGAAGAAGACCGGAGGAAGAGTTGTATGAACTCGCCTCGGATCCTCACCAAACGAACAATCTGGCGGTTTTGCCGGCATATGCGGATATATTGAAGAAGCATCGGTCTGTATTGGAGGATTGGCAGCAACAGCATGGCGATAAAGGGCTGGAACCGGAACCGGCCGTCAGTCTGCAGGGAACCTATGAACTCTGGAAAGATAAACCGGTGTTCAAACATGCAGATGTGAATCCGGAATATAATCAGTTTAGATAA